The proteins below come from a single Aegilops tauschii subsp. strangulata cultivar AL8/78 chromosome 6, Aet v6.0, whole genome shotgun sequence genomic window:
- the LOC109740021 gene encoding uncharacterized protein, producing the protein MAVAALRNLAAKIRIPGPAALRASPAPGPLAISHSTPPKSDLEKALLLRNNIESATYVDLHSSAEVLGKYCEQTEEIIKQYSDVHGEVANKMRTLTLKYFFTGVALGFTDSMICNKDEVVLQERQVEGVLQERQVE; encoded by the exons ATGGCGGTGGCGGCGCTACGCAACCTGGCCGCCAAGATACGGATCCCCGGGCCTGCCGCCCTTCGGGCTTCGCCTGCGCCGGGTCCTCTGGCCATCTCCCACTCCACACCTCCAAAG AGTGATCTTGAAAAGGCTCTTCTCCTAAGAAACAATATTGAATCTGCTACATATGTGGATCTTCACTCTAGTGCAGAGGTGTTGGGCAAATATTGTGAGCAAACTGAAGAAATCATCAA ACAATATTCTGATGTACATGGGGAGGTTGCAAACAAGATGCGTACACTTACGTTGAAGTATTTCTTTACCGGTGTCGCACTTGGTTTCACTGATTCTATGATATGCAACAAAGATGAAGTCGTGCTTCAGGAGCGTCAAGTTGAAGGCGTGCTTCAGGAGCGTCAAGTTGAATGA